A single Nerophis ophidion isolate RoL-2023_Sa linkage group LG26, RoL_Noph_v1.0, whole genome shotgun sequence DNA region contains:
- the LOC133543473 gene encoding glomulin-like isoform X2, which translates to MMNEDEVNKLIQRWRDSPEDNLKPEDYQQFKDLACLTQVDSEYFLTLLQDEKNQSMVKYMGCVLLTPLMEKVLEKDKSCDQIQAAITHVTTTCRPHEVLENLIVVVEDADPDAISETLVASVPHLQTGLLRLEEGRASSLGTVLSVLHKQLTRLPVPYTEQQEADDEFGVCRCCTALTSFTKPFLEEVRSNGGNHQEMKLELLNFCIRSLREPLLEAELTPQRDSPLWLFASHIMVTLEAINQSITELLFFSTKQRNIQMDKSQLAESKGCLAYLLFVRLLAMECIPTVLSPEFILQCNVEYIHQLLSSKRESHLLKGLALFERCLERVHDNSLAVNLLELKSFYHVKQSLLQVLTDCPMQHLRESGEKVLQLLIHKLEAEAKHKLFRYLLETSKHPGVQCYIVKNIQHQVESSMKLGNATGCFLGAELLPLLGLVLTLANGAETDLLHNKDKIMASLNLLCYLLSRDKALSSNAAVWEDVSRMRDEYTRMLRVCITMSRSYYMAELKALRDDHRLKARGRRPEHLLAHAFKSPQSNRGIYPKGPQRYSIRCCKVLW; encoded by the exons ATGATGAATGAGGATGAGGTGAACAAGCTCATCCAGCGATGG AGAGACAGTCCTGAGGACAATCTGAAACCAGAGGACTACCAGCAGTTCAAAGATTTGGCATGTCTCACTCAGGTAGACAGCGAGTACTTCCTGACACTCCTTCAAGATGAGAAAAACCAG AGTATGGTGAAATACATGGGCTGTGTTCTCTTGACCCCTCTCATGGAGAAAGTACTGGAAAAGGACAAGAGTTGTGACCAGATCCAAGCAGCCATCACACACGTGACCACA ACGTGCAGACCTCATGAAGTCCTGGAGAACTTGATCGTAGTCGTCGAAGATGCTGATCCAGACGCTATTTCAGAGACATTGGTGGCAAGTGTCCCACATCTGCAGACAG GGTTGCTGAGGCTGGAGGAAGGTCGAGCTTCCTCACTGGGCACGGTTCTGTCCGTTCTGCACAAGCAGCTGACTCGACTGCCGGTGCCGTACACCGAGCAGCAAGAGGCGGATGATGAGTTTGGTGTTTGCCGCTGTTGCACCGCCTTGACCTCTTTCACAAAGCCCTTCCTGGAGGAGGTGAGGAGCAATGGTGGGAATCACCAAGAGATGAAGCTGGAACTGCTCAACTT CTGCATTAGGAGCCTCAGGGAACCTTTGCTTGAAGCTGAACTGACTCCACAAAGAGACTCCCCCTTGTGGCTCTTTGCATCACACATCATG GTCACTCTAGAGgccatcaatcaatccatcacagAGCTCCTCTTCTTCAGCACAAAACAGAGAAACATCCAGATGGACAAAAGTCAGTTAGCAGAGTCCAAAGGCTGTCTGGCGTATCTTCTGTTTGTCAGGCTCCTGGCCATGGAATGCATCCCGACAGTGCTCAG CCCAGAATTTATTCTTCAGTGCAACGTGGAATACATCCATCAGCTGCTTAGCAG CAAAAGGGAGTCACATTTGCTCAAAGGACTG GCACTGTTTGAAAGATGCTTGGAGAGAGTGCACGACAACAGCTTGGCAGTCAACCTGCTGGAACTGAAGAGCTTCTACCACGTAAAGCAG AGTCTGCTGCAAGTCCTGACTGATTGTCCCATGCAACACTTG AGAGAAAGTGGAGAGAAGGTTCTACAGCTGCTTATCCACAAATTAGAAGCTGAAGCAAAGCACAAGTTATTTAG ATACCTGTTAGAGACCAGCAAGCATCCAGGAGTGCAATGCTACATTGTGAAGAACATACAACATCAAGTGGAATCCTCCATGAAG CTGGGCAACGCCACAGGATGCTTCTTAGGGGCGGAGCTGCTCCCGCTGTTGGGCCTGGTTTTAACGTTAGCTAATGGTGCAGAGACTGATCTGCTTCACAACAAGGACAA GATAATGGCCAGTCTGAACCTCCTGTGCTACCTTCTGAGCAGAGACAAAGCCCTAAGCAGCAAT GCAGCCGTGTGGGAAGATGTGAGCAGGATGCGAGACGAGTACACACGGATGCTGCGCGTGTGCATCACTATGTCCAGATCTTATTACATGGCTGAGCTGAAGGCGCTGAGAGATGATCACAGGCTAAAAGCCAGAGGTAGA AGGCCAGAGCATCTACTGGCACATGCCTTCAAATCTCCACAGTCAAACCGGGGAATTTATCCAAAAGGTCCCCAGAGGTACAGCATCAG GTGCTGCAAAGTGCTCTGGTGA
- the LOC133543473 gene encoding glomulin-like isoform X1: MMNEDEVNKLIQRWRDSPEDNLKPEDYQQFKDLACLTQVDSEYFLTLLQDEKNQSMVKYMGCVLLTPLMEKVLEKDKSCDQIQAAITHVTTTCRPHEVLENLIVVVEDADPDAISETLVASVPHLQTGLLRLEEGRASSLGTVLSVLHKQLTRLPVPYTEQQEADDEFGVCRCCTALTSFTKPFLEEVRSNGGNHQEMKLELLNFCIRSLREPLLEAELTPQRDSPLWLFASHIMVTLEAINQSITELLFFSTKQRNIQMDKSQLAESKGCLAYLLFVRLLAMECIPTVLSPEFILQCNVEYIHQLLSSKRESHLLKGLALFERCLERVHDNSLAVNLLELKSFYHVKQSLLQVLTDCPMQHLRESGEKVLQLLIHKLEAEAKHKLFRYLLETSKHPGVQCYIVKNIQHQVESSMKLGNATGCFLGAELLPLLGLVLTLANGAETDLLHNKDKIMASLNLLCYLLSRDKALSSNAAVWEDVSRMRDEYTRMLRVCITMSRSYYMAELKALRDDHRLKAREARASTGTCLQISTVKPGNLSKRSPEVQHQVLQSALVTFDLMESLIVRTEESIPNKLLYLCEQ, from the exons ATGATGAATGAGGATGAGGTGAACAAGCTCATCCAGCGATGG AGAGACAGTCCTGAGGACAATCTGAAACCAGAGGACTACCAGCAGTTCAAAGATTTGGCATGTCTCACTCAGGTAGACAGCGAGTACTTCCTGACACTCCTTCAAGATGAGAAAAACCAG AGTATGGTGAAATACATGGGCTGTGTTCTCTTGACCCCTCTCATGGAGAAAGTACTGGAAAAGGACAAGAGTTGTGACCAGATCCAAGCAGCCATCACACACGTGACCACA ACGTGCAGACCTCATGAAGTCCTGGAGAACTTGATCGTAGTCGTCGAAGATGCTGATCCAGACGCTATTTCAGAGACATTGGTGGCAAGTGTCCCACATCTGCAGACAG GGTTGCTGAGGCTGGAGGAAGGTCGAGCTTCCTCACTGGGCACGGTTCTGTCCGTTCTGCACAAGCAGCTGACTCGACTGCCGGTGCCGTACACCGAGCAGCAAGAGGCGGATGATGAGTTTGGTGTTTGCCGCTGTTGCACCGCCTTGACCTCTTTCACAAAGCCCTTCCTGGAGGAGGTGAGGAGCAATGGTGGGAATCACCAAGAGATGAAGCTGGAACTGCTCAACTT CTGCATTAGGAGCCTCAGGGAACCTTTGCTTGAAGCTGAACTGACTCCACAAAGAGACTCCCCCTTGTGGCTCTTTGCATCACACATCATG GTCACTCTAGAGgccatcaatcaatccatcacagAGCTCCTCTTCTTCAGCACAAAACAGAGAAACATCCAGATGGACAAAAGTCAGTTAGCAGAGTCCAAAGGCTGTCTGGCGTATCTTCTGTTTGTCAGGCTCCTGGCCATGGAATGCATCCCGACAGTGCTCAG CCCAGAATTTATTCTTCAGTGCAACGTGGAATACATCCATCAGCTGCTTAGCAG CAAAAGGGAGTCACATTTGCTCAAAGGACTG GCACTGTTTGAAAGATGCTTGGAGAGAGTGCACGACAACAGCTTGGCAGTCAACCTGCTGGAACTGAAGAGCTTCTACCACGTAAAGCAG AGTCTGCTGCAAGTCCTGACTGATTGTCCCATGCAACACTTG AGAGAAAGTGGAGAGAAGGTTCTACAGCTGCTTATCCACAAATTAGAAGCTGAAGCAAAGCACAAGTTATTTAG ATACCTGTTAGAGACCAGCAAGCATCCAGGAGTGCAATGCTACATTGTGAAGAACATACAACATCAAGTGGAATCCTCCATGAAG CTGGGCAACGCCACAGGATGCTTCTTAGGGGCGGAGCTGCTCCCGCTGTTGGGCCTGGTTTTAACGTTAGCTAATGGTGCAGAGACTGATCTGCTTCACAACAAGGACAA GATAATGGCCAGTCTGAACCTCCTGTGCTACCTTCTGAGCAGAGACAAAGCCCTAAGCAGCAAT GCAGCCGTGTGGGAAGATGTGAGCAGGATGCGAGACGAGTACACACGGATGCTGCGCGTGTGCATCACTATGTCCAGATCTTATTACATGGCTGAGCTGAAGGCGCTGAGAGATGATCACAGGCTAAAAGCCAGAG AGGCCAGAGCATCTACTGGCACATGCCTTCAAATCTCCACAGTCAAACCGGGGAATTTATCCAAAAGGTCCCCAGAGGTACAGCATCAG GTGCTGCAAAGTGCTCTGGTGACGTTTGACCTAATGGAGAGCCTCATTGTCCGCACAGAGGAAAGTATCCCCAACAAACTGCTTTATTTGTGTGAGCAATAA